In Paracoccus fistulariae, a single window of DNA contains:
- a CDS encoding VOC family protein, whose protein sequence is MAQMLAHIALVIRDYDEAIAFFTQKLGFDLVEDSYQPEQDKRWVVVRPAGGAGCSILLARASDSHQARYIGDQAGGRVFLFLQTDDFWRDYEIYRERGIDFTRAPKQADYGIVAVFRDLYGNLWDLVQFTDGRC, encoded by the coding sequence ATGGCGCAAATGCTGGCCCATATCGCGCTGGTGATCCGCGATTACGACGAGGCGATCGCGTTTTTCACGCAAAAGCTGGGTTTCGATCTGGTCGAGGACAGCTATCAGCCGGAACAAGACAAACGGTGGGTCGTCGTCCGTCCTGCGGGCGGTGCGGGCTGTTCGATCCTGCTGGCGCGGGCCTCGGACAGCCATCAGGCCCGGTATATCGGCGATCAAGCCGGCGGCAGGGTGTTTTTGTTCCTGCAAACAGATGATTTCTGGCGCGATTATGAGATCTATCGCGAGCGGGGCATCGACTTCACGCGCGCGCCGAAACAGGCCGATTACGGCATCGTCGCCGTGTTTCGGGATCTTTACGGTAATCTGTGGGATCTGGTGCAGTTCACCGACGGACGCTGCTGA